From one Fusobacterium sp. JB019 genomic stretch:
- a CDS encoding ATP-binding cassette domain-containing protein: MISTSNLTMRFPDKKLFEDVNIKFTPGNCYGLIGANGAGKSTFVKILSGEISPTEGDVILDKNKRMAVLSQNHFAFEEAKVLDVVLMGHKKLWNIIEEKNAIYAKEEFTDEDGMRAADLEGEFAELNGWDAEPEAAMLLTGLGIKAKYHDLLMKELDEGMKVKILLAQALFGNPDVLLLDEPTNGLDIKAVAWLENFLMNLNDTTVIVVSHDRHFLNKVCTHIADIDYGKIKMFVGNYDFWYESSQLMLGLISNKNKKLEQKRQELQEFIARFSANAAKSKQATSRKKQLEKLQLEDMQVSNRKYPFIEFKSNREAGNNMLKVENISKSINGVKIFENLSFTINTKDKVIFICDNDILKTTLLSVLAGDIEPDSGTITWGVTVTPAYMPKDNSEFFEGANENLVDWLRPYSPDQHDSFVRGFLGRMLFTGEETQKKAAVLSGGEKVRCMLSKMMMSGANALLFDNPTDHLDLESITSLNKALTKFNGTVLFSAHDHEFIQTVANRIIEILPDGTIIDKLMDYDDYIQMKIDQENQN, encoded by the coding sequence ATGATTTCAACAAGCAATCTTACTATGAGATTTCCAGATAAAAAACTTTTTGAAGATGTAAACATCAAATTTACACCTGGAAATTGTTACGGACTTATTGGTGCTAATGGTGCTGGTAAATCTACTTTTGTTAAAATATTATCTGGTGAAATATCACCAACTGAGGGAGACGTTATTTTAGATAAAAATAAAAGAATGGCTGTTCTTTCTCAAAATCACTTCGCTTTTGAAGAAGCTAAAGTTTTAGATGTCGTTCTTATGGGACATAAAAAACTTTGGAATATAATAGAAGAAAAAAATGCTATTTATGCAAAGGAAGAATTCACAGATGAAGACGGTATGAGAGCTGCCGATCTTGAAGGAGAATTTGCAGAATTAAATGGATGGGATGCTGAACCTGAAGCTGCCATGCTACTTACTGGTCTTGGTATCAAAGCTAAATACCATGATTTACTAATGAAAGAATTAGACGAAGGAATGAAAGTAAAAATATTACTTGCTCAAGCTCTATTTGGAAATCCTGATGTTCTATTACTTGATGAGCCTACAAATGGACTTGATATCAAAGCTGTTGCATGGTTAGAAAATTTTCTTATGAATTTAAATGATACTACTGTAATTGTCGTATCACATGACAGACATTTTTTAAATAAAGTTTGTACTCATATAGCTGATATTGATTATGGTAAAATTAAAATGTTCGTAGGAAACTATGATTTCTGGTATGAATCAAGTCAACTAATGCTTGGTCTTATTTCTAATAAAAACAAAAAATTAGAACAAAAAAGACAAGAATTACAAGAATTTATAGCTAGATTCAGTGCCAATGCTGCCAAATCAAAACAAGCAACTTCAAGAAAAAAACAACTTGAAAAACTACAACTTGAAGATATGCAAGTTTCAAATAGAAAATATCCATTTATTGAATTTAAATCTAACAGAGAAGCTGGAAATAATATGCTAAAAGTTGAAAATATTTCTAAATCTATAAATGGGGTTAAAATATTTGAAAACTTATCATTTACAATAAACACTAAAGATAAAGTTATTTTTATTTGTGATAATGATATTCTAAAAACAACTCTTCTTTCTGTTTTAGCAGGAGATATTGAACCTGATTCAGGTACTATTACTTGGGGAGTTACTGTCACTCCAGCTTATATGCCAAAAGATAATTCTGAATTTTTTGAAGGAGCTAATGAAAACTTAGTTGATTGGTTAAGACCTTATTCTCCTGATCAACATGATTCATTTGTTAGAGGATTTTTAGGAAGAATGTTATTTACTGGAGAGGAAACTCAAAAGAAAGCAGCTGTTTTATCGGGAGGAGAAAAAGTTAGATGTATGTTATCAAAAATGATGATGTCTGGAGCTAATGCTTTATTATTTGATAATCCTACAGACCATTTAGATCTTGAATCTATTACATCTCTTAATAAAGCTCTTACTAAATTTAACGGAACTGTACTTTTCTCAGCTCATGACCATGAATTTATACAAACTGTAGCTAATAGAATTATTGAAATTTTACCAGACGGAACTATCATTGATAAATTAATGGATTATGATGATTATATCCAAATGAAAATAGATCAAGAAAATCAAAATTAA
- a CDS encoding CoA ester lyase, with the protein MGKITKQPKRSRRTMLFSPANNPKMLTMAHLYGSDCVIFDLEDAIKYSEKDAARDLFAEALKTIDYGETEIFARINPLYTEFGEKDVRVLVPAGLRNMRLAMTDTPEQIKELDILLTEVEKEHGIKVGSCKIQASLETPTAIKNAYEIAKASDRVVTMSFGAEDFTRTLGAERTKEGKEIFVARSMVVMAAAMAGIDAIDTVWAHLADIEGFKEEVKSSINMGFSGKSCIHPSQIKIIHNIFTPTEEEIAKSLVIVKAAEEADIENGGVIQVNGKMIDIPVISKAQKVVRLAKASGVIK; encoded by the coding sequence ATGGGTAAGATTACAAAACAACCAAAGAGATCAAGAAGAACTATGTTATTTTCTCCAGCAAACAATCCTAAAATGTTAACAATGGCTCATCTTTATGGTTCAGATTGTGTAATTTTTGATTTAGAAGATGCAATTAAATATTCAGAAAAAGATGCAGCTAGAGATTTATTCGCAGAGGCTCTAAAAACTATAGATTATGGAGAAACTGAAATATTTGCTAGGATAAACCCACTATATACAGAATTTGGAGAAAAAGATGTACGAGTTTTAGTTCCTGCAGGTCTTAGAAATATGAGACTTGCTATGACAGATACTCCAGAACAAATAAAAGAATTAGATATTTTGTTAACCGAAGTAGAAAAAGAACATGGAATAAAAGTAGGATCATGTAAAATTCAAGCTTCATTAGAAACCCCAACAGCAATAAAAAACGCTTATGAAATAGCAAAAGCTTCAGATAGAGTGGTTACAATGTCATTTGGAGCAGAAGACTTTACAAGAACATTAGGAGCAGAAAGAACTAAAGAAGGAAAAGAGATATTTGTAGCAAGAAGTATGGTAGTTATGGCAGCAGCTATGGCAGGAATAGATGCTATAGATACTGTTTGGGCACATCTTGCAGATATAGAAGGATTTAAAGAGGAAGTCAAGAGTTCTATAAATATGGGGTTTTCGGGTAAATCTTGTATACATCCATCTCAAATAAAAATAATTCATAATATTTTTACACCAACAGAAGAAGAAATAGCCAAATCTTTAGTAATTGTTAAAGCTGCGGAAGAAGCAGATATAGAAAATGGTGGCGTAATTCAAGTGAATGGGAAAATGATAGATATACCAGTTATTTCAAAAGCTCAGAAAGTTGTAAGACTTGCAAAAGCATCAGGAGTTATTAAATAA
- the citD gene encoding citrate lyase acyl carrier protein: MIGICGNEKSSDVLVTVDLDCKGIQVEIESKLKKMFGKLMDKSVREVLEEENIKNAKIKVQDFGALDFVIKARTRTALHRAQELKGDDK, from the coding sequence ATGATAGGTATTTGTGGAAATGAAAAAAGTTCTGATGTTTTAGTTACTGTGGATTTAGACTGTAAGGGAATTCAAGTTGAGATAGAATCTAAATTAAAAAAAATGTTTGGAAAATTAATGGATAAATCTGTAAGAGAGGTTTTAGAAGAAGAAAATATAAAGAATGCGAAGATAAAAGTTCAAGATTTTGGAGCTCTAGATTTTGTAATAAAAGCTAGAACTAGAACTGCTTTGCATAGAGCACAAGAATTAAAAGGAGATGATAAGTAA
- a CDS encoding metal-dependent transcriptional regulator, whose amino-acid sequence MNITEENYLRIIYELSNENKKEYVKISDIASKMKYTVQSVLEMVKKLADNFFVEYVPYKGVKLTENGKEKSIRLVRVHHIWEVFLSEYLKLDWSQVHMEAEKLQHVSSDIVTDKLYNFLGKPKFCCHGSPIPNEKGEVENFSNNSILKLKEGDKFKLKRVLDNIKLLNYLKDNGIKLYDKFEIVKVDNFNEIIILKDKIGKEIYMNFSNAKMLFY is encoded by the coding sequence ATGAATATAACAGAAGAAAATTATCTTAGGATAATATATGAATTATCTAATGAAAATAAAAAAGAATATGTTAAAATTAGTGATATAGCTTCTAAAATGAAATATACTGTTCAAAGTGTTTTAGAAATGGTGAAAAAATTGGCTGATAATTTTTTTGTGGAGTATGTTCCTTATAAAGGAGTAAAATTAACAGAGAATGGAAAAGAAAAATCAATAAGATTAGTTAGAGTACATCATATTTGGGAGGTCTTTTTATCTGAATATTTAAAATTAGATTGGTCACAGGTTCATATGGAGGCTGAAAAACTTCAACATGTTAGTAGTGATATAGTTACAGATAAATTATATAATTTTTTAGGGAAACCTAAATTTTGTTGCCATGGAAGTCCAATACCAAATGAAAAAGGTGAAGTAGAAAATTTTTCAAATAATTCTATTTTAAAATTAAAAGAGGGAGATAAATTTAAATTAAAAAGAGTCTTAGACAATATAAAATTGTTAAATTATTTAAAAGATAATGGAATTAAGCTATATGATAAATTTGAGATAGTTAAGGTAGATAATTTTAATGAAATAATAATACTTAAAGATAAAATAGGAAAAGAAATATACATGAATTTTTCAAATGCAAAAATGTTGTTTTATTAA
- a CDS encoding metal ABC transporter permease: MGKLILNNYVLIVIMIGTTLIGIISGILGSIITLRKEALIGNALAHASFPGVMLSFMIIKTKNIELLLIGAGFFSIISLVIIKIIKKYSKIKYDSALALVLSGFFGLGQVLLSIIQNTGNSNQAGLEKFIFGEVATILSSDIQIISIISITIILIVVLFRKEIKLFIFDKEFYKSLGFSCEFLDNLIILLTVIVIMMGIRFVGVILMTSILIAPGIAARQWSNSFYKNLVLSGLFGGLAGFVGTFISFKNSDLSIGPIIVVVVSLIAIISIFLKKVK; this comes from the coding sequence ATGGGAAAATTAATTTTGAATAATTATGTATTAATTGTAATTATGATAGGAACTACTTTAATAGGAATTATTTCAGGAATTCTTGGAAGCATAATAACTTTAAGAAAAGAAGCTTTAATAGGAAACGCTTTAGCTCATGCTAGTTTTCCAGGAGTAATGCTTTCTTTTATGATTATAAAAACTAAAAATATAGAATTATTATTGATTGGAGCAGGTTTTTTTTCAATTATTTCCTTAGTAATAATAAAAATTATAAAAAAATATTCAAAAATAAAGTATGATTCAGCTTTAGCTCTAGTCTTATCTGGTTTTTTTGGTTTAGGTCAAGTTTTATTATCTATAATTCAAAATACAGGAAATTCAAATCAAGCAGGTTTGGAAAAATTTATTTTTGGAGAAGTAGCAACTATTTTGTCTTCAGATATACAAATTATTTCAATTATTTCAATTACTATTATATTAATAGTAGTTTTATTTAGAAAAGAAATTAAATTATTTATATTTGATAAAGAATTTTATAAAAGTTTAGGTTTTTCATGTGAATTTTTAGATAACTTAATAATACTTTTAACAGTAATAGTGATAATGATGGGGATTAGATTTGTAGGTGTGATATTAATGACATCAATATTAATAGCTCCAGGAATAGCTGCCAGGCAATGGAGCAATTCTTTTTATAAAAATTTAGTTTTATCTGGTTTATTTGGAGGGTTAGCAGGATTTGTTGGAACTTTTATAAGTTTTAAAAATTCAGATTTATCTATAGGACCAATAATTGTTGTTGTAGTAAGTTTGATTGCAATAATTTCTATATTTTTAAAGAAGGTGAAATAA
- a CDS encoding sodium ion-translocating decarboxylase subunit beta, with the protein ARVVQKVGQEENPANFLLMHAMGPNVAGVIGSAVAAGVLLNIFG; encoded by the coding sequence CAGCAAGAGTAGTACAAAAAGTTGGTCAAGAAGAGAACCCAGCAAACTTTTTATTAATGCATGCAATGGGACCAAATGTTGCAGGAGTAATAGGTTCAGCAGTTGCAGCAGGAGTATTATTAAATATATTTGGATAA
- the citF gene encoding citrate lyase subunit alpha, which produces MEIIKNKVNRELPKYIEGYGEVKPYKGPFSVQPQGKKYAVNKGFYKPGTQKLVNNLKEAIENCNLKDGMTISFHHHLRNGDYVLNMVLDEINKLGIKNINLVASSLTKAHEPIIKHIKSGVITGINTSGLRGTIAKEISKNNILGKPVIFRTHGGRARAIEAGEIKIDIAFVAAPTCDNLGNMNGYEGKSAFGSMGYPMVDVKFADKVVAITDNLVPFPLKNISISMTDIDYIVEVEEIGNPEQIATGATRITKNPQELLIAEKASEVLIASGVIKNGFSFQAGSGGSSLAVCRFLKEYMKKNEIKGSFASGGATGYLVEFLEEGYFEALFDTQSFDTSVIESLGKNSNHIEMSASMYANPHNKACIAHQLDIMILSATEIDIDFNINSLTGSTGMIMGAQGGAPDTAAGSKLTVVVAPSMRKRIPIVTDKVTTVVTPGETVDVLVTERGICVNPRRKDIQEILNSSGIKTKKIKELKEEIEQLTGKPESTQYLDEIVGIVEYRDGTVIDIIKQVKE; this is translated from the coding sequence GTGGAAATTATAAAAAATAAAGTAAATAGAGAATTACCTAAATATATAGAAGGATATGGGGAAGTTAAACCTTACAAAGGACCTTTTTCAGTGCAACCTCAAGGAAAAAAATATGCTGTAAATAAAGGATTTTATAAGCCAGGAACTCAAAAATTAGTTAACAATTTAAAAGAAGCAATAGAAAACTGTAATCTTAAAGATGGAATGACAATTTCTTTTCATCATCATTTAAGAAATGGTGATTATGTTTTAAATATGGTTTTGGATGAAATAAATAAATTAGGAATAAAGAATATAAATTTAGTGGCATCATCTTTAACCAAGGCTCATGAACCAATAATAAAGCATATAAAATCAGGAGTTATCACAGGAATAAATACTTCTGGTTTAAGAGGAACAATAGCAAAAGAGATCTCAAAAAATAATATTTTAGGAAAACCTGTTATATTTAGGACTCATGGTGGAAGAGCAAGAGCAATTGAAGCTGGAGAAATTAAAATAGATATTGCTTTTGTCGCAGCTCCAACATGTGATAATTTAGGAAATATGAATGGTTATGAAGGAAAATCAGCATTTGGATCTATGGGTTATCCAATGGTAGATGTGAAATTTGCAGATAAAGTTGTAGCAATAACAGATAATTTGGTACCTTTTCCGTTAAAAAATATATCAATATCAATGACGGATATTGATTATATAGTTGAAGTTGAAGAGATTGGAAATCCAGAACAAATAGCTACAGGAGCAACTAGAATAACAAAAAATCCACAAGAATTGTTAATAGCAGAAAAAGCATCAGAAGTTTTAATAGCATCAGGAGTTATAAAAAATGGATTTTCTTTTCAGGCTGGATCGGGAGGTTCATCTCTTGCAGTATGTAGATTTTTAAAAGAGTATATGAAAAAGAATGAGATAAAAGGATCTTTTGCTTCAGGAGGAGCAACAGGATATTTAGTTGAATTTTTAGAGGAAGGCTATTTTGAAGCATTATTTGATACTCAAAGTTTTGATACATCAGTGATAGAATCTTTAGGAAAAAATTCTAATCATATAGAAATGTCAGCTTCAATGTATGCTAATCCTCATAATAAAGCTTGTATAGCTCATCAATTAGATATTATGATATTGTCAGCAACAGAGATAGATATAGACTTTAATATTAACTCATTAACAGGTTCAACAGGAATGATAATGGGTGCTCAAGGTGGTGCTCCAGATACAGCAGCAGGATCAAAATTAACAGTTGTAGTTGCTCCTTCCATGAGAAAAAGAATACCAATAGTGACAGACAAAGTAACTACAGTAGTTACTCCAGGAGAGACAGTAGATGTTTTAGTAACAGAAAGAGGAATTTGTGTAAATCCAAGAAGAAAAGATATTCAAGAAATTTTAAATAGTTCTGGAATAAAAACAAAAAAAATAAAAGAGTTGAAAGAAGAAATAGAACAATTAACAGGAAAACCTGAAAGTACACAATATTTAGATGAAATAGTTGGTATTGTAGAATATAGAGATGGAACAGTTATAGATATAATAAAACAAGTAAAGGAATAA
- a CDS encoding metal ABC transporter ATP-binding protein: MKSAISIKNLTISYDEKKILSNININIPKGKLIGIIGPNGGGKSTFIKGILDIVKNSSGDIKFQGEYYKEYLKKIAYIPQRDTVDWDFPTTVLDVVIMGSYGRLGLFKRPKKKEKEMAILMLKKVGMEKYLNRQISQLSGGEKQRVFIARALMQKAEIYFMDEPFQGVDIKTEKAIIKILKTLKEKNKTVLVVHHNLETVKEYFDYLVMINRKIIAKGEIADVFNKENIKKTFYRDY; encoded by the coding sequence ATGAAATCAGCTATTAGTATAAAAAATTTAACAATTTCATATGATGAAAAAAAAATATTATCCAATATTAATATAAATATTCCAAAAGGAAAATTAATAGGAATTATCGGCCCAAATGGAGGTGGAAAATCAACTTTTATAAAAGGTATACTTGATATAGTAAAAAATAGTTCAGGTGATATAAAATTTCAAGGAGAATATTATAAAGAATATTTAAAAAAGATAGCTTATATTCCTCAAAGGGATACAGTAGATTGGGATTTTCCTACTACAGTTTTAGATGTGGTAATAATGGGATCTTATGGAAGGCTAGGTTTATTTAAAAGACCTAAAAAGAAAGAAAAAGAAATGGCTATTTTAATGTTAAAAAAAGTTGGTATGGAAAAATATTTAAATAGACAGATTTCTCAATTATCAGGGGGAGAGAAACAAAGAGTTTTTATAGCGAGAGCTCTTATGCAAAAAGCTGAAATTTATTTTATGGATGAACCTTTTCAGGGGGTTGATATAAAAACAGAAAAAGCTATTATAAAAATTTTAAAGACTTTAAAAGAAAAAAACAAAACTGTTTTAGTGGTTCATCATAATTTAGAAACAGTTAAAGAATATTTTGATTATTTAGTTATGATTAATAGAAAGATAATAGCTAAAGGAGAAATAGCAGATGTTTTTAATAAAGAAAATATAAAGAAGACTTTTTATAGAGATTATTAA
- a CDS encoding metal ABC transporter permease, with product MNFEILMILIITSFSCSLIGVFISLRKMAMLMDAISHTALIGVVLAYLIIRDINSPFLIIGASAVCVLTVYLIEVLSDKKIEKGAATGLIFPLLFSLGVLIIDRKLKNSQISINSALFGKLEFIIFKRLTINNIDLGPLALYIMLVIAVVIAVFIIIFYKELKVISFDIIFAKTSGVSVLLVHYLFISLISLTAVSAFNIVGVILVISLIIGPSITSLLFTKNLKKTIIFSIFIGLINSLVGYGIAFKYDIIISGAVASVNMIVFLLALLFIGGINEYNRRKLS from the coding sequence ATGAATTTTGAAATTTTAATGATATTAATAATAACTTCTTTTTCTTGTTCTTTAATAGGTGTATTTATTTCTTTAAGAAAAATGGCGATGCTTATGGATGCGATAAGTCATACAGCTTTAATAGGAGTTGTTTTAGCTTATTTAATTATTAGAGATATAAATTCTCCTTTTCTTATTATAGGAGCTTCAGCTGTTTGTGTATTGACAGTTTATTTAATTGAAGTTTTATCTGATAAAAAGATAGAAAAAGGAGCTGCAACGGGATTAATTTTTCCTCTTCTATTTAGTTTAGGGGTACTTATAATAGATAGAAAATTAAAAAATTCTCAGATAAGTATTAATTCAGCTTTATTTGGGAAACTAGAGTTTATTATTTTTAAAAGATTAACTATAAATAATATAGATTTAGGACCTTTGGCGTTATATATAATGTTAGTTATTGCAGTTGTTATAGCAGTATTTATAATAATTTTTTATAAAGAATTAAAAGTAATTTCTTTTGATATTATTTTTGCTAAAACTTCAGGTGTTTCAGTTTTATTAGTTCATTATTTATTTATAAGTTTAATTTCATTAACTGCAGTGTCTGCATTTAACATTGTTGGGGTTATTTTAGTTATTAGTTTAATAATTGGACCAAGTATAACAAGTTTATTATTTACAAAAAATTTAAAAAAGACGATTATCTTTTCAATTTTTATAGGATTAATTAACAGTTTAGTAGGCTATGGAATAGCTTTTAAGTATGATATAATAATATCAGGCGCAGTGGCTAGTGTGAATATGATAGTGTTTTTATTAGCTTTATTGTTTATAGGGGGAATTAATGAATATAACAGAAGAAAATTATCTTAG
- a CDS encoding L-lactate dehydrogenase, with protein sequence MNIKLRKVVIIGAGHVGSHVGFSFATQGACEELIYIDINKNKAIAQAEDTEDAIVYLPHHINIKSGNYSDIDDAEIIVISAGPLPNMNQTRMDTLKDTIECIKPIIKGIHDSKFNGIIINISNPADVITHYLQKKLNYPSQKIISTSTTLDSARLRKVLARKLNIDQKSIYAYVMGEHGESQMVPWSCASIFGKNLYDLMKEHPKIYGHLNLEEIASEAKLGGWIVLKGKGSTEFGIGTSCVEIAKTIFANERKVCMVSTLLNGEYGQKNVYASVPTIIGKDGVVNIIELPLNEEELIKFNNSCEIIKDNLLLSLKY encoded by the coding sequence ATGAATATAAAATTAAGAAAAGTAGTAATTATTGGAGCTGGTCATGTAGGTTCTCATGTAGGATTCTCTTTTGCAACACAAGGAGCATGTGAAGAATTAATTTATATTGATATTAACAAAAATAAAGCTATTGCTCAAGCTGAAGATACTGAAGATGCTATAGTTTATTTACCTCATCATATAAACATAAAATCAGGAAATTATTCCGATATAGATGACGCTGAAATAATTGTTATATCCGCTGGCCCTTTGCCAAATATGAATCAGACTAGAATGGATACCTTAAAAGATACTATCGAATGTATTAAACCCATTATTAAAGGAATTCACGATTCTAAATTTAATGGAATTATCATTAATATTTCAAACCCTGCAGATGTTATAACTCATTATTTACAGAAAAAATTAAATTATCCTTCTCAAAAAATAATTTCAACAAGCACTACTCTTGATTCTGCTAGATTAAGAAAAGTTCTAGCTAGAAAATTAAATATTGATCAAAAATCTATATATGCCTATGTCATGGGGGAGCATGGAGAAAGTCAAATGGTTCCTTGGTCTTGTGCCTCTATTTTTGGAAAAAATTTATATGATTTAATGAAAGAACACCCTAAAATTTATGGACATCTTAATTTAGAAGAAATCGCTAGCGAAGCTAAACTTGGAGGATGGATAGTTCTAAAAGGAAAAGGTTCTACTGAATTTGGTATAGGCACTTCTTGTGTAGAAATTGCTAAAACTATCTTTGCCAATGAAAGAAAAGTTTGTATGGTTTCTACTTTACTAAATGGTGAATATGGACAAAAAAATGTTTATGCTAGTGTTCCGACTATTATTGGAAAAGATGGAGTTGTGAATATTATTGAACTACCTCTAAATGAAGAAGAATTAATAAAATTTAATAACTCTTGTGAAATAATAAAAGATAATTTGCTTTTAAGTCTTAAATATTAA
- a CDS encoding DJ-1/PfpI family protein, translated as MKKVYVLLAEGFEILEAMAPIDIMRRAGIKVVTLSINKTLDVNSAQGVMVKADELFKDYKDADGIFLPGGYSGYENLYKSDDAMKLTKYYLDNNKLVAAICGAPSSLARRRMIDNRNITLHFGCYDLVREFCNIINKPIVLDKNLLTASGSGYSQELGFEILKYLTPDKISEVKNGMTLK; from the coding sequence ATGAAAAAAGTGTATGTTTTGTTAGCTGAAGGATTTGAAATTTTAGAAGCTATGGCTCCTATTGATATTATGAGAAGAGCTGGAATAAAAGTAGTTACATTATCTATCAATAAGACTCTTGATGTTAATTCAGCACAAGGAGTTATGGTAAAAGCAGACGAATTATTTAAAGATTACAAAGATGCAGATGGAATCTTTTTACCTGGAGGATATTCTGGATATGAAAATCTTTATAAATCAGATGATGCTATGAAATTAACTAAATATTATTTGGATAATAATAAACTAGTTGCTGCTATTTGTGGAGCTCCTTCATCTTTAGCTAGAAGAAGAATGATTGATAACAGAAATATTACTCTGCACTTTGGTTGCTATGACCTTGTTAGAGAATTTTGTAATATAATTAATAAACCTATCGTCTTAGATAAAAATTTATTAACTGCTAGTGGTTCTGGTTATTCACAAGAACTTGGATTTGAAATTTTAAAATATTTAACACCTGATAAAATTTCAGAAGTTAAAAATGGAATGACACTTAAATAA
- a CDS encoding zinc ABC transporter substrate-binding protein, with product MMKKKFKKIGIIILMILILGCGKEVKSNENSREKISIVVTTTMLGDLAKEIGGNKINLKVLMNPGVSPHSYQPKLSDTKNIMEGDLLIINGLYLEGKMEQCLKNLDRNKILVVGDKIDKKDLILMESGEYDPHIFLSIKLWKNAANILEKRFIQIDKTNKKYYEQSKDKYIEKLNELDKYAKEQLDKVENSKKILVTSHRAFNYFAKDYCFKTNYVKGISSESEVGVSKINKLILYLKENKIRTIFLENSTSQNILDIIIEGSKKNNWNVEIGGKLYVGSLGDKESGADTYIKYYKKNIDTIVKGLI from the coding sequence ATGATGAAAAAAAAATTTAAGAAGATAGGAATAATTATCTTAATGATTTTAATTTTAGGATGTGGGAAAGAAGTAAAAAGTAATGAAAATTCAAGAGAAAAAATAAGTATAGTTGTTACTACAACTATGTTAGGAGACTTAGCTAAAGAAATAGGAGGAAATAAAATTAATTTAAAAGTACTTATGAATCCAGGGGTAAGTCCACATTCTTACCAACCTAAATTAAGTGATACCAAAAATATAATGGAAGGAGATTTGTTAATTATTAATGGACTTTATTTAGAAGGTAAAATGGAACAATGTCTTAAAAATTTAGATAGGAATAAGATTCTAGTAGTTGGAGATAAAATAGATAAGAAAGATCTAATATTAATGGAAAGCGGTGAATATGATCCTCATATATTTTTAAGTATAAAGTTATGGAAAAATGCAGCTAATATTTTAGAAAAAAGATTTATTCAGATAGATAAAACAAATAAAAAATATTATGAGCAATCAAAAGATAAATATATAGAGAAGTTAAATGAGTTAGATAAATATGCTAAAGAACAATTAGATAAGGTAGAGAATTCAAAAAAAATATTAGTTACTTCTCATAGAGCTTTTAACTATTTTGCAAAAGATTATTGTTTTAAAACAAATTATGTAAAAGGAATTTCTTCTGAAAGTGAAGTAGGGGTAAGTAAAATTAATAAATTGATATTATATTTAAAAGAAAATAAAATAAGAACTATATTTTTGGAAAACTCTACTTCTCAAAACATATTAGATATAATTATTGAAGGAAGTAAAAAAAATAATTGGAATGTAGAAATAGGTGGAAAATTATATGTTGGTTCTTTAGGAGATAAAGAAAGTGGAGCAGATACATATATAAAATATTATAAAAAAAATATAGATACTATTGTTAAAGGATTAATTTAA